One window from the genome of Roseomonas haemaphysalidis encodes:
- a CDS encoding phosphoenolpyruvate carboxykinase has translation MTASNTAALLSGTGVSASGEVLANLTAAGLTAQALSRKEGRLSADGAFIGVTGQHTGRSVADKFVADDPEATNEIWWGKVNQKLAPEKFERFTADVRQWLGQRDVLFTQDLYAGADPAYRIKVRLVTPNAWHALFARNMFIRPPVEELAGFQPDYTILHAPEMDAKPEHGGRANSSTLIALSFAKKIIAIAGTSYAGEIKKSIFTVMNWLLPAQGVLPMHCSANVGKAGDTALFFGLSGTGKTTLSSDPERALIGDDEHGWSDKGVFNFEGGCYAKVIKLSQEAEPQIWNASHRFGAVLENVVADERGNLDLEDGSLTENTRSCYPIEFIPGTAPGGMAGLPKNVVMLTADAFGVLPPISKLTSAQAMYHFLSGYTAKVAGTEKGLGKEPQATFSTCFGAPFLPRHPEVYGKMLAELIGKHGAQVWLVNTGWTGGSYGTGHRMSIKHTRALLRAALDGSLANAEFETDPFFGLAIPKAVPGVPTEVLNPRNSWADKDNYDKTARHLVSLFEKNFETFASGASAEVKAAALKSAA, from the coding sequence ATGACCGCTTCCAACACCGCCGCCCTGCTGTCGGGCACCGGCGTTTCCGCTTCCGGCGAAGTGCTCGCCAACCTCACCGCCGCCGGCCTGACCGCGCAGGCGCTGAGCCGCAAGGAAGGCCGGCTGTCCGCCGACGGTGCCTTTATCGGCGTGACCGGCCAGCACACCGGCCGCTCGGTGGCCGACAAATTCGTGGCGGACGACCCCGAGGCGACCAACGAGATCTGGTGGGGCAAGGTCAACCAGAAGCTGGCGCCCGAGAAGTTCGAGCGCTTCACCGCCGATGTCCGCCAGTGGCTGGGCCAGCGGGACGTGCTGTTCACCCAGGACCTGTATGCCGGCGCCGACCCCGCCTACCGCATCAAGGTGCGGCTGGTGACGCCGAACGCGTGGCACGCGCTGTTCGCCCGCAACATGTTCATCCGCCCGCCCGTCGAGGAGCTGGCCGGCTTCCAGCCGGACTACACCATCCTGCACGCGCCCGAGATGGACGCGAAGCCCGAGCACGGCGGCCGCGCGAACTCCTCCACGCTGATCGCGCTGTCCTTCGCCAAGAAGATCATCGCCATCGCCGGCACCTCCTACGCCGGTGAGATCAAGAAGAGCATCTTCACCGTCATGAACTGGCTGCTGCCGGCGCAGGGCGTGCTGCCGATGCATTGCTCGGCCAACGTGGGCAAGGCGGGTGACACGGCGCTGTTCTTCGGCCTGTCCGGCACCGGCAAGACCACCCTGTCCTCCGACCCCGAGCGCGCGCTGATCGGCGACGACGAGCACGGCTGGTCGGACAAGGGCGTCTTCAACTTCGAGGGCGGCTGCTACGCCAAGGTCATCAAGCTCAGCCAGGAAGCCGAGCCGCAGATCTGGAACGCCTCGCACCGCTTCGGCGCCGTGCTGGAGAACGTGGTGGCCGACGAGCGCGGCAACCTCGACCTCGAAGACGGCAGCCTGACCGAGAACACCCGCTCCTGCTACCCGATCGAGTTCATCCCCGGCACCGCGCCCGGCGGCATGGCCGGCCTGCCCAAGAACGTGGTGATGCTGACGGCCGATGCCTTCGGCGTGCTGCCGCCGATCAGCAAGCTGACCTCGGCGCAGGCGATGTACCACTTCCTGTCCGGCTACACCGCCAAGGTGGCGGGCACCGAGAAGGGCCTGGGCAAGGAGCCGCAGGCGACCTTCTCCACCTGCTTCGGCGCCCCCTTCCTGCCGCGCCACCCCGAGGTCTACGGCAAGATGCTGGCCGAGCTGATCGGCAAGCACGGCGCCCAGGTGTGGCTGGTCAACACCGGCTGGACCGGCGGCAGCTACGGCACCGGCCACCGCATGTCGATCAAGCACACCCGCGCCCTGCTGCGTGCGGCGCTGGACGGCAGCCTGGCCAATGCCGAGTTCGAAACCGACCCGTTCTTCGGCCTGGCCATCCCCAAGGCCGTGCCGGGCGTGCCGACCGAGGTGCTGAACCCGCGCAACAGCTGGGCGGACAAGGACAACTACGACAAGACCGCCCGCCACCTGGTGTCGCTGTTCGAGAAGAACTTCGAGACCTTCGCCAGCGGCGCCAGCGCCGAGGTGAAGGCCGCGGCCCTGAAGAGCGCCGCGTAA
- the dut gene encoding dUTP diphosphatase, translating to MSPVIAVRRLPHAEGLPLPAYATPGAAGFDLLAAVLEPLVIPPGGRALVPTGLQMALPEGYELQIRPRSGLALKHGITLPNSPGTIDEDYRGEVGVIVLNTGTAPFTVERGARIAQGVLAPVVRGGWAEVDTLPETARGGGGFGSTGG from the coding sequence ATGAGCCCTGTTATCGCCGTCCGGCGCCTGCCGCATGCCGAGGGCCTGCCCCTGCCCGCCTATGCCACCCCCGGCGCCGCCGGCTTCGACCTGCTGGCGGCGGTACTTGAGCCGCTGGTGATCCCGCCCGGTGGCCGCGCGCTGGTGCCGACCGGGCTGCAGATGGCGTTGCCCGAGGGCTACGAGCTGCAGATCCGCCCGCGCTCCGGCCTCGCGCTCAAGCACGGCATCACCCTGCCCAACAGCCCCGGCACCATCGACGAGGATTACCGGGGCGAGGTGGGGGTGATCGTGCTCAACACCGGAACCGCGCCCTTCACGGTGGAGCGCGGCGCGCGCATCGCGCAGGGCGTGCTGGCGCCCGTGGTGCGCGGCGGCTGGGCGGAGGTGGACACGCTGCCTGAGACGGCGCGCGGCGGCGGCGGGTTCGGCTCCACCGGCGGCTGA
- a CDS encoding YegP family protein produces MYFTIFQRADGQWQWNLKAANHEIIAQGESYKNKSDCLNCISLVRAADDATPIKERAA; encoded by the coding sequence ATGTACTTCACGATCTTCCAGCGGGCGGACGGCCAGTGGCAATGGAACCTCAAGGCCGCCAACCATGAGATCATCGCCCAGGGCGAAAGCTACAAGAACAAGTCCGACTGCCTGAACTGCATCAGCCTGGTGCGGGCGGCGGATGACGCCACCCCCATCAAGGAACGCGCCGCCTAG
- a CDS encoding stimulus-sensing domain-containing protein: protein MPDASGPVVLPPLRVTRERKRVSPLLRRILLVNMVAPALLAASLLYLDQYQTGLLAAEVESLRTQARIYAAGIAEAAVRLQDDRAVLVPDTARPLLRRLVEPSANTQAKLFDTSGLLVADSRVREGQGGAIVTEPLTPPEQRGLVAGGVGRFYDRLLTILPRSLFGARRGDDIYVDVQPDAPSFDWQPELGPDRREELRIALEGGVRPYIRRTREGRLLVSVAEPARRGSQSVGIVLLTREARQVDQRLLEIRTSVLGLFILALLMTVATSLYLSRTIASPILALAGAAAAMRQGKGRAGSVPPALLARSDEIGVLARDLQSSATALWARIDQNERFAADVAHELRNPLTSVRSALETLLRVEKPDQQKRLLSIIAQDAVRMDRLIGDISDSSRVDAELSRTVSEPVDVAPILSALVELHNTTRDEDEDPVMELDAAPVPLVVRGVEGRLVQVFRNLLGNAVSFSPPLGTVWLRARQTGAMMEFTVEDQGPGIPEAKLEGIFDRFYTERPTAEQFGQHSGLGLSISRQIVEGLGGRISAENRRDEGGKVVGARFVVRLPVG, encoded by the coding sequence ATGCCCGACGCCAGCGGTCCCGTCGTGCTGCCACCGCTCCGCGTGACGCGGGAGCGCAAACGCGTGTCGCCGCTGCTGCGGCGCATCCTGCTGGTCAACATGGTGGCACCGGCGTTGCTGGCGGCCTCGCTGCTGTATCTCGACCAGTACCAGACCGGGCTGCTGGCCGCCGAGGTGGAAAGCCTGCGCACCCAGGCGCGCATCTATGCCGCCGGCATCGCGGAAGCCGCCGTACGGCTGCAGGACGACCGCGCCGTGCTGGTGCCCGACACCGCGCGCCCGCTGCTGCGCCGGCTGGTGGAACCCTCGGCCAACACGCAGGCCAAGCTGTTCGACACCTCCGGCCTGCTGGTGGCCGACAGCCGGGTGCGCGAGGGCCAGGGCGGCGCCATCGTCACCGAGCCGCTGACGCCGCCGGAGCAGCGCGGGCTGGTGGCCGGCGGCGTCGGCCGCTTCTACGACCGGCTGCTGACCATCCTGCCCCGCTCGCTGTTCGGCGCCCGGCGCGGCGACGACATCTACGTGGACGTGCAGCCCGACGCGCCGTCCTTCGACTGGCAGCCCGAGCTGGGGCCGGACCGGCGGGAAGAGCTGCGCATCGCGCTGGAAGGCGGGGTGCGCCCGTATATCCGCCGCACGCGGGAAGGCCGGCTGCTGGTTTCGGTGGCCGAGCCCGCGCGGCGCGGCAGCCAAAGCGTCGGCATCGTGCTGCTGACGCGGGAAGCCAGGCAGGTGGACCAGCGGCTGCTGGAAATCCGCACCTCCGTGCTGGGGCTGTTCATCCTGGCGCTGCTGATGACGGTGGCGACCTCGCTGTACCTGTCGCGCACCATCGCCTCGCCCATCCTGGCGCTGGCCGGCGCCGCGGCGGCCATGCGGCAGGGCAAGGGCCGCGCCGGCTCCGTGCCCCCCGCCCTGCTGGCGCGCTCGGACGAGATCGGCGTGCTGGCGCGCGACCTGCAGTCCTCGGCCACCGCCTTGTGGGCGCGCATCGACCAGAACGAGCGTTTCGCGGCGGACGTGGCGCATGAGCTGCGCAACCCGCTGACCAGCGTGCGCTCGGCGCTGGAAACCCTGCTGCGCGTGGAAAAGCCCGACCAGCAGAAGCGCCTGCTGTCCATCATCGCGCAGGACGCGGTGCGGATGGACCGGCTGATCGGCGACATTTCGGACAGTTCGCGCGTCGATGCCGAGTTGTCGCGCACCGTGTCGGAGCCTGTGGACGTGGCGCCCATCCTGTCCGCGCTGGTGGAGCTGCACAACACCACCCGCGACGAGGACGAGGACCCGGTGATGGAGCTGGACGCCGCCCCCGTGCCGCTGGTGGTGCGCGGCGTGGAAGGCCGGCTGGTGCAGGTGTTCCGCAACCTGTTGGGCAACGCGGTGTCCTTTTCGCCGCCGCTCGGCACCGTGTGGCTGCGCGCGCGGCAAACCGGGGCGATGATGGAGTTCACCGTCGAGGACCAGGGCCCCGGCATCCCCGAAGCCAAGCTGGAAGGCATCTTCGACCGCTTCTACACCGAGCGCCCCACCGCCGAGCAGTTCGGCCAGCATTCCGGCCTGGGCCTGTCGATCAGCCGGCAGATCGTGGAAGGCCTCGGCGGGCGCATCAGCGCGGAGAACCGGCGGGACGAAGGCGGCAAGGTGGTGGGCGCGCGCTTCGTGGTGCGGCTGCCCGTCGGCTGA
- a CDS encoding response regulator transcription factor, translating into MPATIALVDDDRNILTSVSMTLEAEGFQVRTYTDGESALQGLLARPVDLAVLDIKMPRMDGMELLQKLRQRSSLPVIFLTSKDEELDQLMGLRLGADDYITKPFSQRLLLERIRALLRRNEAGRAEGSGAPPTGVISRGDLVLDETKHTCTWKGEQVQLTVTEFLLVKALAQRPGMVKNRDQLIDSAYGENIYVDDRTIDSHVKRVRKKFRQVDDDFNMIETLYGIGYRYKEA; encoded by the coding sequence ATGCCCGCCACCATCGCGCTCGTCGACGACGACCGGAACATCCTCACCTCCGTGTCCATGACGCTGGAAGCGGAAGGCTTCCAGGTGCGCACCTACACCGATGGCGAAAGCGCGTTGCAGGGGCTGCTGGCGCGGCCGGTCGACCTCGCGGTGCTGGACATCAAGATGCCGCGCATGGATGGCATGGAGCTGCTGCAGAAGCTGCGCCAGCGCTCCTCCCTGCCGGTGATCTTCCTGACCAGCAAGGACGAGGAGCTGGACCAGCTCATGGGCCTGCGGCTCGGCGCCGATGACTACATCACCAAGCCGTTTTCCCAGCGCCTGCTGCTGGAGCGCATCCGCGCCCTGCTGCGCCGCAACGAGGCCGGCCGCGCCGAGGGGTCGGGCGCCCCGCCCACCGGCGTCATCTCACGCGGCGACCTGGTGCTGGACGAGACCAAGCACACCTGCACCTGGAAGGGCGAGCAGGTGCAGCTGACGGTCACCGAGTTCCTGCTGGTCAAGGCGCTGGCCCAGCGCCCCGGCATGGTCAAGAACCGCGACCAGCTGATCGACAGCGCCTATGGCGAGAACATCTATGTCGACGACCGCACCATCGACAGCCACGTCAAGCGCGTGCGCAAGAAGTTCCGCCAGGTGGACGACGACTTCAACATGATCGAGACGCTCTACGGCATCGGCTACCGCTACAAGGAAGCCTGA
- the coaBC gene encoding bifunctional phosphopantothenoylcysteine decarboxylase/phosphopantothenate--cysteine ligase CoaBC, protein MQGKRVLLIVSGSVSAFKALELTRLLKRAGARVTPVLTAGGARFVTPHALQAIAGEAVHEDLWSLSGEADVGHIRLARLPDLVVVAPASADFLAKMAQGRADDLATTLLLATDKPVLVAPAMNWAMWAHSATRANMAVLAARGVRVIGPNEGAMAEAETGPGRLAEPAEMFAAIARLLDGPRPLAGRHVLVTSGPTHEPIDPVRFIANRSSGRQGHAIAGALAALGARVTLVSGPVAVPDPAGVAVVRVETARQMLVACEAALPADAAVCAAAVADWRTAREAGQKMKKVPGEAPPPLELALNPDILALLSAHAARPPLVVGFAAETENVVENAVAKRARKGCDWIVANDVSGDVMGGAENAVHLVSAAGVEDWPRMPKEQVAARLAARVAEHFA, encoded by the coding sequence ATGCAGGGCAAGCGCGTTCTTCTGATCGTTTCCGGCAGCGTTTCGGCCTTCAAGGCGCTGGAGCTGACCCGGCTGCTGAAGCGCGCCGGCGCGCGGGTGACCCCGGTGCTGACCGCCGGCGGCGCGCGCTTCGTCACGCCGCACGCGCTGCAGGCCATTGCCGGCGAGGCGGTGCACGAGGACCTGTGGTCGCTGAGCGGCGAGGCGGATGTCGGCCACATCCGGCTGGCGCGGCTGCCCGACCTGGTGGTGGTTGCCCCGGCCTCGGCCGACTTCCTGGCCAAGATGGCGCAGGGCCGCGCGGACGACCTGGCCACCACGCTGCTGCTGGCCACCGACAAGCCCGTGCTGGTGGCGCCGGCCATGAACTGGGCCATGTGGGCGCATTCCGCGACGCGCGCCAACATGGCCGTGCTGGCCGCGCGCGGCGTGCGGGTGATCGGCCCCAACGAGGGCGCCATGGCGGAGGCGGAAACCGGCCCCGGCCGCCTGGCGGAACCGGCCGAGATGTTCGCGGCCATCGCGCGGCTGCTGGACGGGCCGCGGCCGCTGGCCGGGCGGCACGTGCTGGTGACCTCCGGCCCGACGCACGAGCCGATCGACCCGGTGCGCTTTATCGCCAACCGCTCCAGCGGCCGGCAGGGCCATGCCATCGCGGGCGCGCTGGCGGCGCTGGGCGCGCGGGTGACGCTGGTGTCCGGCCCCGTGGCGGTGCCGGACCCGGCTGGCGTGGCCGTGGTGCGGGTGGAAACGGCGAGGCAGATGCTGGTGGCCTGCGAGGCCGCCTTGCCGGCGGATGCGGCGGTCTGCGCCGCCGCCGTGGCCGACTGGCGCACGGCGCGCGAGGCCGGGCAGAAGATGAAGAAGGTGCCGGGCGAGGCGCCGCCGCCGCTGGAGCTGGCCTTGAACCCGGACATCCTGGCGCTGCTGTCGGCGCATGCGGCGCGCCCGCCGCTGGTGGTGGGCTTCGCGGCCGAAACGGAGAACGTGGTGGAGAACGCGGTGGCCAAGCGCGCGCGCAAGGGCTGCGACTGGATCGTGGCCAACGACGTGTCGGGCGACGTGATGGGCGGCGCGGAGAACGCGGTGCACCTGGTGTCCGCCGCGGGCGTCGAGGACTGGCCCCGCATGCCCAAGGAACAGGTGGCCGCCCGGCTGGCGGCCCGCGTGGCGGAGCACTTCGCATGA
- a CDS encoding extracellular solute-binding protein — MHALSLLGEPGLPADFPHWPWVNPSAPKGGELVRPAVGSFDSLNPYILRGTQAAGLLQVFDTLLASSLDEASTEYAHLASGIELPADRRGITFLIHERARWHDGKPVTAADAAWTFNTLREKGHPFYRAYWGDVTEVVAEDARRLTFRFKDDKNRELGLILGQMPVLPQHAWEGRDFAQPSLDLPLGSGPYKVERIEAGRSITYRRVADYWGRDLPTVKGTANFDTIRFEYFRDTAVLFEAFKAGQVDVRQENIARLWATGYDFPAFRQGQVKRQEIPNEVPTGMQGFAMNLRRPMFQDRRVREALGLMFDFEWMNANLFYGSYKRTTSYFSNSELASSGLPSEGELLILSAFRGRVPEELFTSEYRVPVSDGSNTNREAARRALALLQAAGWTVRDRKLVNAQNQPFAFEMLLSDATYERIALPYVQSLARLGIEARVRTVDPAQYQKRMDEFDYDMTVALFPQSLSPGNEQRDFFSSDKAREPGSRNVIGISDPVVDALVELVIAAPDRQALIDRCRALDRVLLWGFYVVPQWHLSAFRIAWWDKFGKPERNPRYALDLASWWVEPARERALPPKPAAPAATP, encoded by the coding sequence GTGCACGCCCTGTCCTTGCTGGGGGAGCCGGGGCTGCCGGCGGACTTCCCGCACTGGCCCTGGGTGAACCCGTCCGCGCCCAAGGGGGGCGAGCTGGTGCGCCCGGCGGTGGGCAGCTTCGACAGCCTCAACCCCTACATCCTGCGCGGCACCCAGGCGGCCGGGCTGCTGCAGGTCTTCGACACGCTGCTGGCGTCCAGCCTGGACGAGGCGAGCACGGAATACGCCCACCTCGCATCCGGCATCGAGCTGCCGGCGGACCGGCGCGGCATCACCTTCCTGATCCATGAGCGCGCCCGCTGGCATGACGGCAAGCCCGTCACGGCGGCGGACGCGGCCTGGACCTTCAACACGCTGCGCGAAAAGGGCCACCCCTTCTACCGCGCCTATTGGGGGGACGTGACGGAGGTGGTGGCGGAGGATGCGCGCCGCCTGACCTTCCGCTTCAAGGACGACAAGAACCGCGAGCTGGGGCTGATCCTGGGCCAGATGCCGGTGCTGCCGCAGCATGCCTGGGAAGGGCGGGACTTCGCGCAGCCCTCGCTGGATCTGCCGCTGGGCTCCGGCCCCTACAAGGTGGAGCGGATCGAGGCGGGGCGCAGCATCACCTATCGCCGCGTGGCCGACTACTGGGGGCGTGACCTGCCGACCGTGAAGGGCACCGCCAACTTCGACACCATCCGCTTCGAGTATTTCCGCGACACCGCCGTGCTGTTCGAGGCCTTCAAGGCCGGGCAGGTGGATGTGCGGCAGGAGAACATCGCCCGCCTTTGGGCCACCGGCTACGACTTCCCCGCCTTCCGCCAGGGCCAGGTGAAGCGGCAGGAGATCCCGAACGAGGTGCCCACCGGCATGCAGGGCTTCGCCATGAACCTGCGCCGCCCGATGTTCCAGGACCGCCGGGTGCGCGAGGCGCTGGGGCTGATGTTCGACTTCGAGTGGATGAACGCCAACCTGTTCTACGGCAGCTACAAGCGCACCACCTCCTACTTCTCCAATTCCGAGCTGGCGTCCTCCGGCCTGCCGTCGGAAGGCGAGCTGCTGATCCTGTCCGCCTTCCGTGGCCGGGTGCCGGAGGAGCTGTTCACCAGCGAATACCGCGTGCCCGTCTCGGACGGCTCCAACACCAACCGCGAGGCGGCGCGCCGTGCGCTGGCGCTGCTCCAGGCCGCCGGCTGGACGGTGCGCGACCGCAAGCTGGTCAACGCGCAGAACCAGCCCTTCGCCTTTGAGATGCTGCTGAGCGACGCGACCTACGAGCGCATCGCCCTGCCCTACGTGCAGTCGCTCGCCCGGCTGGGCATCGAGGCGCGGGTGCGCACGGTGGACCCGGCGCAGTACCAGAAGCGGATGGACGAGTTCGACTATGACATGACGGTGGCGCTGTTCCCGCAAAGCCTGTCCCCCGGCAACGAGCAGCGCGACTTCTTTTCCAGCGACAAGGCCAGGGAGCCGGGCAGCCGCAACGTCATCGGCATCAGCGACCCGGTGGTGGACGCGCTGGTGGAGCTCGTGATCGCGGCACCCGACCGGCAGGCGCTGATCGACCGCTGCCGGGCGCTGGACCGCGTGCTGCTGTGGGGCTTCTACGTGGTGCCGCAATGGCACCTCAGCGCCTTCCGCATCGCGTGGTGGGACAAGTTCGGCAAGCCTGAGCGCAACCCGCGCTACGCGCTGGACCTGGCGAGCTGGTGGGTGGAGCCCGCCCGGGAACGCGCCCTGCCGCCCAAGCCCGCCGCCCCGGCTGCCACGCCGTAA
- the aroC gene encoding chorismate synthase, translating into MSHNSFGHLFRVTSWGESHGPAIGGVVDGCPPGLQLSEADIQPALDRRRPGQSKYVTQRQEPDQVRILSGVFEGLTTGTPIAFVIDNQDQRSRDYGDIAQTFRPGHADLAYHLKYGVRDYRGGGRSSARETAIRVAAGAIAARVLGGGVRVRGALVQMGADRIDRAAFDWAEVERNPFFCPDPAAVLRWEEMLSAARKAGSSLGAVIEVVAEGVPAGLGAPLYAKLDAEIAGALMGINAVKAVEIGDGFASAALTGEENADQMRMRADGTVEFLSNHAGGILGGISTGQPVVARFVVKPTSSILTPRQSVNRQGEDADVLTRGRHDPCVGLRAVPVGEAMLSCVLADHLLRHRAQNPDAPTVARLPRN; encoded by the coding sequence ATGTCCCACAACAGCTTCGGCCATCTGTTCCGCGTCACCTCCTGGGGCGAAAGCCACGGGCCGGCGATCGGCGGCGTGGTCGATGGCTGCCCGCCGGGCCTGCAGCTGTCCGAGGCCGACATCCAGCCCGCGCTGGACCGCCGCCGCCCCGGCCAGTCCAAATACGTGACCCAGCGGCAGGAGCCGGACCAGGTGCGCATCCTGTCCGGTGTGTTCGAGGGCCTGACCACCGGCACGCCCATCGCCTTCGTGATCGACAACCAGGACCAGCGCTCGCGCGACTACGGCGACATCGCCCAGACCTTCCGCCCCGGCCACGCCGACCTCGCCTACCACCTGAAATACGGGGTGCGGGACTACCGCGGCGGCGGGCGTTCCAGCGCGCGCGAGACGGCCATCCGCGTGGCGGCCGGCGCCATCGCGGCCAGGGTGCTGGGCGGCGGGGTGCGGGTGCGCGGCGCCTTGGTGCAGATGGGCGCCGACCGCATCGACCGCGCGGCCTTCGACTGGGCGGAGGTGGAGCGCAACCCCTTCTTCTGCCCGGACCCCGCCGCCGTTCTGCGGTGGGAGGAGATGCTGTCCGCCGCCCGCAAGGCCGGCAGCAGCCTGGGCGCCGTGATCGAGGTGGTGGCCGAGGGCGTGCCCGCAGGCCTGGGCGCGCCCCTCTACGCCAAGCTGGACGCCGAGATCGCCGGCGCCTTGATGGGCATCAACGCCGTCAAGGCGGTCGAGATCGGCGACGGCTTCGCCAGCGCCGCCCTGACGGGCGAGGAGAACGCCGACCAGATGCGCATGCGCGCGGATGGCACGGTGGAGTTCCTGTCCAACCACGCGGGCGGCATCCTGGGCGGCATTTCCACCGGCCAGCCGGTGGTGGCGCGCTTCGTGGTCAAGCCCACCTCGTCCATCCTGACGCCGCGCCAGTCCGTCAACCGCCAGGGCGAGGACGCGGACGTGCTGACCCGCGGCCGCCACGACCCCTGCGTCGGCCTGCGCGCCGTGCCGGTGGGCGAGGCGATGCTGAGCTGCGTGCTGGCCGACCACCTGCTGCGCCACCGGGCGCAGAACCCGGACGCCCCCACGGTGGCCCGGCTGCCGCGCAACTAG